A single window of Pseudomonas lutea DNA harbors:
- a CDS encoding NUDIX hydrolase yields the protein MTQGLTLSMHPPFSGAKVAILCNGMLLTYQRDNKPDIPSPNLWDLPGGGREGEETPEDCAVRETLEEFGIVLDPASFIHKQVYPGQGNNGLDTWFFVTEVREGLFDEVVFGDEGQRWQVMPVESFLAMDNAVDRLQQRLREFLTQ from the coding sequence ATGACCCAAGGCCTGACCCTCTCCATGCACCCTCCCTTTTCAGGCGCAAAAGTGGCCATTCTGTGCAATGGCATGCTGTTGACCTACCAGCGCGACAATAAGCCGGACATTCCGTCGCCTAACCTGTGGGACTTGCCCGGCGGCGGGCGCGAAGGCGAGGAGACGCCGGAAGACTGTGCCGTGAGGGAAACGCTTGAGGAGTTCGGCATCGTCCTGGACCCTGCATCATTCATTCACAAGCAGGTCTACCCCGGCCAGGGGAACAACGGTCTCGACACCTGGTTTTTTGTGACCGAGGTGCGTGAAGGCCTGTTCGATGAGGTGGTCTTTGGTGATGAAGGCCAGCGCTGGCAGGTGATGCCGGTTGAAAGCTTCCTGGCGATGGACAATGCCGTCGACCGTCTGCAGCAGCGCTTGCGCGAATTCCTGACGCAGTGA
- a CDS encoding ester cyclase: protein MDIASLKAAYQGYIACLNRQDWLALGDFVDEHVRYNGERVGLDGYRRMLEEDFRRIPDLRFVIDLLIAEPPRIAARLCFDCTPAGELFDVPVNGRRVRFTENVFYTFEAGRIVAVQSVIDKATVAAQVLMT, encoded by the coding sequence ATGGACATTGCATCACTCAAAGCGGCGTACCAAGGCTACATCGCCTGCCTCAATCGTCAGGACTGGCTGGCGTTGGGTGACTTCGTGGACGAGCACGTGCGTTACAACGGGGAGCGCGTCGGGCTGGACGGTTATCGGCGCATGCTGGAGGAGGACTTTCGCCGCATCCCCGACCTGCGCTTCGTCATCGACCTGCTGATCGCCGAGCCGCCACGTATCGCTGCGCGCCTGTGCTTCGACTGCACGCCCGCAGGTGAGTTGTTCGATGTACCGGTCAACGGCAGAAGGGTGAGGTTTACAGAGAACGTGTTCTACACGTTCGAGGCGGGGCGGATCGTCGCTGTCCAGTCGGTCATCGACAAGGCGACGGTGGCGGCGCAGGTACTGATGACCTGA
- a CDS encoding xanthine dehydrogenase family protein molybdopterin-binding subunit: protein MSESHSSAAMLSRRGLLKSGALLGGLVIGTYLPGTITRSFAAEAVKGASLGANAEQGYGAFVRIDHSGAVTLISPKIEMGQGVQTGIAMMVAEELEVPLSQITITEAPPNAALYTDALLSFQATGGSTSTRYSWEPLRKAGAAARIVLIQAAAMRWKVAPSQCHAENGRVIGPNNLSAGYGELVDAAAALPLPSDIPLKPISEFKLLGKPVQRLDTPNKVNGTAKFTIDLQVPGMLIASTLTCPVHGGKLRGLKNEDAARKIAGVRDIVRLDNAVAVTASNFWSCQQALKALDIEWDMGPHASLDSAQLDKSLFDASAGDGVFAHQSGDIAGALKNASSRFEAIYEQPFLSHSPLEPMTCVAHVRADACELWVGCQAPGLAQMGAAKVCGMPVEKVVIHNQLIGGGFGRRLESDFIFQAVDIARQLSYPIKLIWSREEDMTHDRYRPHYVDRLNAALDKDLRPVGWEHRIAGASVMAAYIGSLPPDGVDGDAVEVAKDPIYTLPNLQVRYIRHDPEVIPVSWWRGVGPLRSTYAIECFIDELAHNAKVDPVKYRLALMQSQPRAQAVLTKAAQLVEWDKPLPAGAGRGVAVTAVFGSFVATIVELEKQGDKGLRITRLLTVIDCGFANNPTSVASQMEGGTLFGLSAALFNEILIEKGQVQQTNFHEYRQIRMSDAPPVEVHIVDSVETPGGVGETGAVPAAAALVNAVYAATGVRERRLPLSRFGYFTV from the coding sequence ATGTCCGAATCACATTCATCTGCCGCGATGCTCTCGCGTCGCGGGTTGCTCAAGAGCGGCGCACTGCTGGGCGGTCTGGTCATCGGCACTTACCTGCCGGGGACAATCACTCGCAGCTTTGCCGCCGAGGCAGTCAAGGGCGCCAGCCTGGGCGCCAACGCCGAGCAGGGCTACGGCGCATTTGTGCGCATCGATCACAGCGGCGCCGTCACGCTGATTTCGCCGAAGATCGAAATGGGCCAGGGCGTCCAGACCGGCATCGCCATGATGGTTGCCGAAGAGCTCGAAGTACCATTGAGCCAGATCACCATTACCGAGGCTCCGCCCAATGCCGCGCTGTATACCGACGCCCTGCTGAGCTTCCAGGCCACCGGCGGGTCCACCTCCACACGCTACAGCTGGGAGCCATTGCGCAAGGCCGGCGCCGCCGCGCGCATCGTGCTTATCCAGGCCGCCGCGATGCGCTGGAAAGTCGCGCCGAGCCAGTGCCATGCCGAGAACGGTCGGGTCATTGGCCCCAACAACCTGAGTGCCGGTTACGGCGAGCTGGTTGACGCCGCCGCAGCGCTCCCGTTGCCCTCCGACATCCCGCTCAAGCCGATCAGCGAATTCAAGCTGCTGGGCAAGCCGGTGCAGCGACTGGACACCCCCAACAAGGTCAACGGTACGGCCAAATTCACCATCGACCTGCAAGTGCCGGGGATGCTGATCGCGTCCACCCTCACCTGCCCGGTCCATGGCGGCAAGCTGCGCGGCCTGAAGAATGAAGACGCCGCGCGCAAGATCGCCGGGGTGCGCGACATCGTTCGCCTGGACAATGCCGTTGCAGTCACGGCGAGCAACTTCTGGTCCTGCCAGCAAGCGCTGAAAGCGTTGGACATCGAGTGGGACATGGGCCCTCATGCAAGCCTGGATTCGGCCCAGCTGGACAAATCGCTGTTTGATGCCAGTGCGGGTGACGGCGTGTTCGCGCACCAGTCCGGTGACATCGCCGGCGCGCTGAAAAACGCCTCCAGCCGCTTCGAAGCTATCTACGAGCAACCTTTTCTTTCGCACTCGCCCCTTGAGCCGATGACCTGCGTGGCCCATGTGCGCGCCGATGCGTGCGAGCTGTGGGTGGGCTGCCAGGCGCCGGGGCTGGCGCAGATGGGCGCCGCGAAAGTCTGCGGCATGCCGGTCGAAAAAGTGGTCATCCACAACCAGTTGATCGGTGGCGGTTTCGGCCGTCGTCTGGAGTCCGACTTCATCTTCCAGGCGGTGGATATCGCTCGCCAGTTGAGCTACCCGATCAAGCTGATCTGGAGCCGCGAAGAGGACATGACCCACGACCGTTATCGTCCGCACTACGTCGACCGCCTCAACGCCGCGCTCGACAAAGACCTGCGCCCGGTCGGCTGGGAACATCGCATCGCCGGGGCCTCGGTGATGGCTGCCTACATCGGATCCTTGCCGCCCGATGGCGTCGACGGTGATGCCGTTGAAGTGGCCAAGGACCCGATCTACACCCTGCCAAACCTGCAAGTGCGCTACATCCGCCACGACCCGGAGGTGATCCCGGTTTCCTGGTGGCGCGGCGTCGGTCCGCTGCGCAGCACGTATGCCATCGAGTGCTTCATCGATGAGCTGGCACACAACGCCAAGGTCGATCCGGTGAAGTACCGACTGGCACTAATGCAATCCCAACCCCGCGCCCAGGCCGTGCTGACCAAGGCGGCGCAACTGGTGGAGTGGGACAAGCCACTGCCTGCCGGTGCCGGTCGTGGCGTGGCGGTGACGGCGGTGTTCGGCAGTTTCGTCGCGACCATCGTCGAGCTGGAGAAACAGGGCGACAAAGGCTTGCGGATCACGCGGCTGTTGACGGTCATCGATTGCGGTTTTGCCAACAACCCGACGTCCGTTGCTTCGCAGATGGAAGGCGGCACGCTGTTCGGCCTGTCAGCTGCGCTGTTCAACGAAATCCTCATTGAGAAAGGCCAGGTGCAACAGACCAACTTCCATGAATACCGGCAGATCCGCATGAGCGATGCGCCGCCTGTGGAAGTGCACATCGTCGACAGCGTCGAGACGCCTGGCGGTGTCGGCGAGACTGGCGCGGTGCCCGCTGCGGCGGCGCTGGTCAATGCCGTGTACGCCGCGACCGGTGTGCGCGAACGTCGTTTGCCGTTGAGCCGCTTTGGCTATTTCACTGTTTGA
- a CDS encoding (2Fe-2S)-binding protein, with protein sequence MQKLMINGQEHDLDVADDMPLLWVLRDVMGLTGTKYGCGIAQCGVCTVHLDGQAVRSCVLPVSAVAGRKVTTIEAVGEQPVGQAVQQAWLAHEVVQCGYCQSGQIMSAVALLQQHPKANDEQIVDAMSGNLCRCATYTRIRAAIKSVSQA encoded by the coding sequence ATGCAGAAATTGATGATTAACGGCCAGGAGCACGACCTGGATGTCGCTGACGACATGCCATTGTTGTGGGTCCTGCGCGACGTGATGGGCCTGACGGGCACCAAGTACGGCTGCGGCATCGCTCAGTGTGGCGTGTGCACCGTCCACCTGGATGGCCAGGCCGTGCGTTCATGCGTGCTGCCGGTCAGCGCAGTGGCCGGGCGCAAGGTCACGACCATTGAAGCGGTCGGCGAGCAGCCGGTGGGTCAGGCCGTACAGCAGGCCTGGCTGGCGCATGAAGTCGTGCAATGCGGCTACTGCCAGTCGGGGCAGATCATGTCCGCCGTCGCGCTGTTGCAGCAGCACCCCAAAGCCAATGACGAGCAGATCGTCGACGCCATGTCGGGCAACCTCTGCCGCTGCGCCACTTACACCCGCATTCGCGCCGCCATCAAAAGCGTCAGTCAGGCCTGA
- a CDS encoding PLP-dependent aminotransferase family protein — protein sequence MPRARYKSLVDRLAAQIAAGKLPPGTRLPTHRQLAAQEGFALVTASRVYAELEAMGLVSGETGRGTFVREISLPLSHGVHQHATAPGVLDLNFNYPTLPGQADLLRTGLRQLALSGDLDALLRYQPHPGRGHERACMARHLAERGLAVQAEEVVIVSGAQQGLAVTVMALLKPGDVVAVDALTYSGFKVLAEACRLELLPIPLTCNGPDLDALERLCQQRRVKAVYTMPTLHNPMGWVMDVSWRARLIAIARQRDVLLIEDAAYAFLVEDAPPPLKALAPELTVYVSGFSKNVATGLRVGYVVAPLDRIAAIERAIRATAWNTPGVMTALVCGWIEDGTVLRLEAEKRHDAQARQTLGRQLLNGLNVVSHPASYFMWLPLPEDARADQVVRELLSRNVAVSPAEPFATTSAAPHAIRLALGSLDREALAGALREVASTIGRYVY from the coding sequence ATGCCCCGCGCCCGTTACAAATCGCTGGTCGACCGGCTCGCTGCTCAGATCGCGGCTGGCAAACTTCCACCGGGAACGCGCCTGCCGACCCATCGACAGCTGGCCGCGCAAGAGGGCTTCGCGCTGGTCACCGCGTCCCGGGTGTACGCTGAGCTTGAAGCCATGGGGCTGGTCAGCGGCGAGACCGGACGGGGGACCTTTGTTCGGGAAATCAGCCTGCCGCTCAGCCACGGAGTCCATCAGCACGCCACCGCCCCGGGCGTACTCGACCTCAATTTCAATTACCCCACGCTGCCGGGTCAGGCCGATCTGCTGCGCACCGGTCTTCGGCAGTTGGCGCTGTCCGGTGATCTGGACGCCTTGTTGCGCTACCAGCCCCACCCCGGTCGTGGCCATGAGCGGGCCTGCATGGCTCGGCATCTGGCTGAACGCGGCCTGGCGGTTCAGGCAGAGGAGGTGGTCATCGTCAGCGGCGCACAACAGGGTCTGGCCGTCACCGTGATGGCCTTGCTGAAACCGGGTGATGTGGTTGCGGTGGACGCGCTGACCTACTCGGGCTTCAAAGTCCTGGCTGAGGCCTGCCGGCTGGAGCTGTTGCCGATCCCTCTGACGTGTAACGGGCCGGATCTGGATGCCCTCGAACGGCTATGCCAGCAACGACGCGTCAAAGCGGTTTACACCATGCCGACGTTGCACAACCCGATGGGTTGGGTCATGGATGTGTCGTGGCGAGCGCGTTTGATTGCCATCGCCCGGCAGCGTGATGTGCTGCTGATCGAAGACGCGGCGTACGCGTTTCTGGTCGAGGACGCGCCGCCGCCGTTGAAGGCCCTGGCCCCTGAACTGACGGTGTACGTGTCGGGCTTCTCGAAAAACGTCGCCACCGGTTTGCGGGTGGGGTATGTGGTCGCCCCGCTGGACAGAATTGCCGCCATTGAGCGCGCGATCCGGGCGACTGCCTGGAACACGCCGGGCGTGATGACCGCGCTGGTGTGCGGCTGGATTGAGGACGGCACCGTTCTGCGCCTGGAGGCCGAAAAACGCCACGATGCCCAAGCCCGACAAACACTGGGGCGGCAGCTGCTAAACGGGTTGAACGTCGTCAGTCACCCGGCGTCCTACTTTATGTGGCTGCCACTGCCTGAGGATGCTAGGGCGGATCAGGTGGTGAGAGAGCTGTTGAGCAGGAACGTCGCGGTGTCGCCCGCCGAGCCTTTCGCGACCACCAGCGCGGCGCCCCATGCGATACGGCTGGCGTTGGGTTCCCTGGACCGTGAAGCGTTGGCTGGGGCATTGCGCGAGGTGGCCAGCACGATCGGCCGGTATGTCTACTGA
- a CDS encoding DUF2790 domain-containing protein, whose protein sequence is MKVLAFAALSLVSVFAAAGELPAAQHAPLTQVEQYNQHKGLDIAKVISTKTAQDPQKVDGPVQSTMVYVDHAGVTHSLDYTTMGYGRQNG, encoded by the coding sequence ATGAAAGTATTAGCCTTCGCCGCCCTGTCCCTTGTAAGTGTTTTTGCAGCCGCTGGCGAACTTCCCGCCGCACAACATGCGCCACTGACTCAGGTAGAGCAGTACAACCAGCACAAAGGCCTGGACATTGCCAAGGTCATCAGCACCAAGACTGCTCAGGACCCACAGAAAGTAGATGGTCCAGTGCAATCCACCATGGTTTATGTTGACCACGCTGGTGTGACCCACAGCCTTGACTACACCACCATGGGCTACGGTCGTCAAAATGGTTGA
- a CDS encoding cytochrome c, with protein MKVFNTALGLVAGCLASTVYASDTAPMSKGEYLTRAADCVACHVVPGGKPYAGGLEFKLPFGSLYSPNITPDKETGIGNWTDDEFVDALQKGVGKDGKHYYPAFPYTSYTLMPREDILAIKGYLFSLEPVKQAPPENKIGFPFNQRWGMMFWNAIFASNERFVPDSKQSAEWNRGAYLVQGPGHCGECHTPRNIFQAMSTGNSLAGAELGNWQAYNISSDAKYGIGAWPEEAIVSYLSKGYAAGFGGAGGPMGDAVEHSLRYLDPADLKAMAVYLKSTPARSEGIPRPSMVMNDAALQKGLGQKLFNDTCVACHQLDGSGRQSPAGGLAGLKTVNDPKGRNLVATLLEGHTPTADRVDQRMPDFARSYSDAELAAVSTFVLRRFGQSNGEVKAEDVAKNRASALH; from the coding sequence ATGAAAGTTTTCAACACTGCGCTCGGACTCGTGGCCGGCTGCCTGGCGAGCACCGTTTACGCGAGCGACACCGCGCCCATGAGCAAGGGCGAGTACCTGACCCGTGCTGCTGACTGCGTGGCCTGCCACGTCGTACCGGGCGGCAAGCCATACGCTGGCGGGCTGGAATTCAAGTTGCCGTTCGGCAGCCTGTATTCGCCCAACATCACCCCGGACAAGGAAACCGGCATCGGTAACTGGACCGACGACGAATTTGTCGATGCCCTGCAAAAAGGCGTCGGCAAGGATGGCAAGCATTACTACCCGGCCTTCCCTTACACCTCGTACACGTTGATGCCCCGCGAAGACATTCTGGCGATCAAGGGCTATCTGTTCAGCCTGGAGCCGGTCAAGCAGGCGCCGCCCGAGAACAAGATCGGCTTCCCGTTCAACCAGCGCTGGGGAATGATGTTCTGGAACGCGATCTTCGCCTCCAACGAGCGCTTCGTCCCGGACAGCAAACAGTCCGCTGAATGGAACCGCGGCGCGTATCTGGTTCAGGGCCCGGGCCACTGCGGCGAGTGCCACACCCCGCGCAATATCTTCCAGGCCATGAGCACCGGCAACTCCCTGGCCGGTGCAGAGCTGGGCAACTGGCAGGCCTACAACATCAGTTCCGACGCCAAATACGGCATCGGCGCGTGGCCTGAAGAGGCCATCGTCAGCTACCTGTCCAAAGGCTACGCTGCCGGTTTCGGCGGCGCGGGCGGGCCGATGGGTGACGCGGTCGAGCACAGTCTGCGCTACCTCGACCCCGCCGACCTGAAAGCCATGGCGGTGTACCTCAAGAGCACGCCGGCGCGAAGCGAAGGCATTCCCCGGCCGTCCATGGTCATGAACGATGCGGCCCTGCAAAAAGGCCTGGGGCAGAAGCTGTTCAACGACACCTGCGTGGCCTGCCACCAGCTCGACGGCAGCGGGAGGCAGTCGCCGGCAGGCGGGTTGGCCGGTCTGAAAACCGTCAACGATCCAAAAGGGCGCAATCTGGTCGCGACATTGCTGGAGGGTCACACCCCAACGGCCGACCGCGTCGATCAGCGCATGCCTGATTTTGCCCGAAGCTACAGCGACGCCGAGCTGGCGGCTGTCAGCACCTTCGTGCTGCGTCGCTTCGGCCAAAGCAATGGCGAAGTCAAAGCGGAGGATGTGGCGAAGAATCGCGCCAGCGCGTTGCACTGA